The stretch of DNA GACAATTAGTTATGTATTGATCATTTACTCTGGTAGGTGCCATGCATTGAGTCACTATACCATATTCAGCAAGATTCTTTCGTTTCCAAGGCCCTTTCAGTATAAATAGGTCAACAGTTACATGTTAATATGCTTCTGAAGGATAGTTCATTCAGAACATtaaaaaaggggaaaaggtAAATTAGGCAAACCATATATGTCACAATTCTTTCTTTCAGGAAGGAGACAAAGGAGAAACTTTGGTGCCCCTGGAAGCTTGGATTGGACCTCTTCAAACATTTTGTCTACTCTGACAAGAGGTGGAGCCCTTCTGAATTGTGGACTTTCCTCAAACACATCAAAAGGGGCTTCCACAGtcttcaaaacaaaaattacagTTAGTAGAAAAATGAATAGCCAATCATCTCTAGAAATTTGGTATACTTAATTACTTATGATGCAATATAGAACATACAATTCCTTTCATTTCTCCACACTTAATCAAATCTCTGACAAGACCGCGTATGTCACATCGTGCAGAGAAATTAACAACAGCCCAACGTTCAATCTTAGAGGGATCAACAAGTCTCTGTCCATCCATACACCAAAAAAAGGTCAGGAAGAAAGCTAGGTGAGGTGTCAATTAGTGGAGAAAGCACATCACATTCAAataacaagaaataaaaataataattagtatttaAAATCAATTTGCCATACCTTGTTATTAAAGTTCCATCTCCCatttctagggaagaaatcttCTCCATTTCCAACTTTCAACTGTTTAAAACCAACATCAAAGTTAGGTTCAGCTGAGTCATATATGATAGTTGAATACaagtagaaattaaaaaaagagacTCGGGTCTCTAGTGGTTAAGGATCTTTATATATCAAGTTTACAGTATTCCTTACCTTAGGGGCAGGAAGAATGCGCCCCTCAACCTGAGTGAAGTTACTGCTGATAGATATGCCGCATGAACGAAGTAGTGGCTCAGCATCATAGTTATTGATTTTCAGTGCCTGTTAGAAACCACTGTCAACTAAGAGCACGAATTAAGTATTCAAGTATTTTCATAGTGTAGGGTACATACATTGCTTAAAACTTGCATCCTCTCTTGAGGCTTCTGTCTAGATTTCTCCACAAGGGAAGCCCTTTGAAAGGTAGACAGAGCTTTTGTGTACCGTTGCAAGGACACCAAAGAGCACAGCTGAagcaattaatattattaaaattcaaCAGTAAAAAAATAAGGGCAGTAGATTGAAAGTTAATTCATTCAAACTGATCCATTACCTCGATAGGGAAGTATGTTGGGCGTTTTGGCTTTCCAACATTGATGCATGGTAGCTCAGCAGAATAACGCAAGTCTATGTTTCGGTGATTGACAAAGTAATCATAAACAGTCACTTCAACAGTCTGAACTTCTCCATCATTATCCTTGCCCTTTTGCTTCAAGGTAAACCTAAAAGCACAAAAAGAAAATATGGTTAATAAATATCAGTCCCTACAGCATAGTTGAGTACTCAAATACCCAAAAGAGAAGGACATGAATCTCTAGTTAGATAATTGCATCAATGATCAGTTTTAAGATAAATGAACATGGAAAGTGAAAGAGAGAAAGAACATACAACTGCTCCCTGCAGCTCTTCTCACTCAATCCAGTTATCTTATACTCCTGATTTGTCGGACTTGTCTTCACTCTCAAATTTTTCAGCATTCGCTTAGCCTGGTCAAGTAAAATGCCTATCAGCTGATTTACTATTTATGAATCAAAGGAAACCCGAAAACACATGTGAGcagtaaacaaataaaatcaagTACAGAATGTATTTACCTTGGCCCAATCAAGGCTAAAGGGGTCCTTTGCATTTTGATTAGCAATTAAAAAATCTACCACAGGACCAGGCTGAATAATCATTGTAGTGGATACATCTGCAGTTATAGGGAAAGAAAAAGCTCATTATTGAATTAAGATGaaataaattgcaaaaatatTTAGCAAGTTGATAAAATGTTACCAATGTTTAGCGACAAGCCATCCTGAGCAGTCCTAAAGCTTGAATGAAACCCTCGGCAGCCAAGAACACCACCTCCAACATCAGCAAAATTCTTTGGGTCGTTATGGAAAAAGGACTGGCGAACAAGCAGGCACCCCCTgagatggagaaaaaaaaatcaatagtcaTCAATTAAATCATCAGAAGAGACTAGGGTGTTCATGTACTTACTGCTTGGCTGCATGCTGTCTCAGGATGATATCCAAAACTCTCAAGGCTTCTTGAGAGTTCTCTGACTCTTGACCACGCAAAGCATTTGCAATTGCCTGCATAGGAATCTTAGCAGCAAAGCTTATCTCCACCTTATAAGTTTTTGAGTGGTAAGGGCGCCTTATCCTTTTCTTGTCACTCTCATTGGGACTTCCAGGACTGCAGTTACCATTGTTCCTGTACTTAACAATAGAATAGTAAGCATACATGGAGTAATAAGGATGTAAATGACTAAACTAGAGGTAAATACACAAATCTAGGAAGCTTCAAAGATCAACCTATTTGATGTAACATCTTCAAGTACAATGGTAAATTCTAGTTTGTTTCTTGGAAGGGCACCAATAGTGAACAAGCTCTTCTCACCATCATATGCAAAATCTTTTCCTGCTAATTCTGTATCATATGTTTCATGCACTCTATCTAGTACTTTCCTACCAATGCCTTTGCCATCCACTGGACGACCATCTTCATAAAAAAGAGCAACCTGTTCAAAAGTTAAGTAGGAATGAGAATGATCCATGTAATTGATATAAGAGGAAAATGGTTAAAGTATTGTGTCAACTTACACTGTAGTGAAAGAAGTGTCCATCAACTTTAGCCACATTCACTTTAAAGTGATTGGTAAGGATAGGGACCCTTTGCCCCTTAGTTCCAAGGTTCCGCCTAGCCATGGGTAGACGATTAGATTTCTTTTTTACTGGCTCTGCTTCAACCTTTGAAGGAGTAAAATCAGGAGGAACAGGGGGAGGTGGCGGCAGGGCGTCTGAAGCCCCATTGTTATCTTCCCCAGACATCTCTAAAACCCACAGCAAAACAATAGAGTTAAACCAATTATACAAAGTACTCAGTAACATCTTTAAAATCTCATCCATGGTGTCCTACCAGCAAAAGTATTGCAGCaaacagaaaataattaaatattactatTGGGTATAACTAAAGCTCATAGCTAAAGTCATACACAATCTATGCTCATCACCACCCATGTATATCAAAATGTACAAGTATTCTAGTTGTGTGCCCCAACCCAgctaaaacaataaaaatgcaCATTAAGTTGTACAAGGAACAAAGAAAATGGAGTGCATTTTGTTCTCCTGGCTACACTCTCAAGACAAGCAGAGAAACTTGCTTAAATAGATGAAAACCTGGAATACATAAAAAACCGCAACAGGCATAAAGGTTTTCAGAACATGCACCGTTCTAACAACAACCACATACAGCGGCATATAAACTTCACGGGACACT from Ipomoea triloba cultivar NCNSP0323 chromosome 7, ASM357664v1 encodes:
- the LOC116025154 gene encoding protein argonaute 4-like — translated: MSGEDNNGASDALPPPPPVPPDFTPSKVEAEPVKKKSNRLPMARRNLGTKGQRVPILTNHFKVNVAKVDGHFFHYSVALFYEDGRPVDGKGIGRKVLDRVHETYDTELAGKDFAYDGEKSLFTIGALPRNKLEFTIVLEDVTSNRNNGNCSPGSPNESDKKRIRRPYHSKTYKVEISFAAKIPMQAIANALRGQESENSQEALRVLDIILRQHAAKQGCLLVRQSFFHNDPKNFADVGGGVLGCRGFHSSFRTAQDGLSLNIDVSTTMIIQPGPVVDFLIANQNAKDPFSLDWAKAKRMLKNLRVKTSPTNQEYKITGLSEKSCREQLFTLKQKGKDNDGEVQTVEVTVYDYFVNHRNIDLRYSAELPCINVGKPKRPTYFPIELCSLVSLQRYTKALSTFQRASLVEKSRQKPQERMQVLSNALKINNYDAEPLLRSCGISISSNFTQVEGRILPAPKLKVGNGEDFFPRNGRWNFNNKRLVDPSKIERWAVVNFSARCDIRGLVRDLIKCGEMKGITVEAPFDVFEESPQFRRAPPLVRVDKMFEEVQSKLPGAPKFLLCLLPERKNCDIYGPWKRKNLAEYGIVTQCMAPTRVNDQYITNCLLKINAKLGGLNSMLTVEHSPSLPMVSKAPTIILGMDVSHGSPGQTDVPSIAAVVSSRQWPSISRYRASVRTQSAKVEMIDNLFKRVSDTEDEGIMRELLLDFYVSSGKRKPDQIIIFRDGVSESQFNQVLNIELDQIIEACKFLDEKWSPKFVVIIAQKNHHTKFFQPGSPDNVPPGTIIDNKVCHPRNNDFYLCAHAGMIGTTRPTHYHVLLDEVGFSADELQELVHSLSYVYQRSTTAISVVAPICYAHLAATQLGQWMKFEGSSDTSSNPGGGGSKNGGPAPVPQLPKLEEKVSSSMFFC